The Thamnophis elegans isolate rThaEle1 chromosome 15, rThaEle1.pri, whole genome shotgun sequence genome includes a window with the following:
- the LOC116518831 gene encoding mitotic spindle assembly checkpoint protein MAD2B, producing MTTLTRQDLNFGQVVADVLSEFLEVAIHLILYVREVYPTGIFQKRKKYNVPVQMSCHPELNQYIQDTLHCIKPLLQKNDVEKVVVVILDKEHHSVERFVFEIMQPPLLAISSDSLLTHVEQLLRAFILKISVCDAVLDNNPPGCTFTILVHTREAATRNMEKIQVIKDFPWILADEQDVHMHDPRLIPLKTMTSDLLKMQLYVEERAQKGT from the exons TGGTCGCCGATGTCCTTTCTGAATTTTTAGAAGTAGCCATTCACCTTATCCTTTATGTCCGAGAGGTTTACCCCACTGGGATttttcagaagaggaaaaaatataatGTTCCTGTTCAG ATGTCTTGCCACCCCGAACTCAATCAATATATTCAGGATACCCTCCACTGCATCAAACCTCTGCTACAGAAG AACGACGTGGAAAAAGTGGTAGTAGTCATCCTTGATAAGGAGCACCATTCGGTAGAAAGATTCGTCTTTGAGATCATGCAGCCCCCATTGCTGGCAATCAG CTCCGATTCCCTCCTCACCCATGTGGAGCAGCTTCTGCGGGCTTTTATCCTGAAGATTAGCGTTTGCGATGCTGTTTTGGACAACAACCCTCCAG GCTGTACTTTCACCATCCTGGTGCACACCCGCGAAGCTGCCACGCGCAACATGGAAAAAATTCAAGTGATCAAG GACTTCCCCTGGATTCTGGCCGATGAGCAGGACGTCCACATGCACGACCCCCGGTTGATCCCCCTGAAGACCATGACCTCCGACCTCTTGAAG ATGCAGCTGTACGTCGAGGAGCGGGCGCAGAAAGGCACTTGA
- the LOC116518810 gene encoding F-box only protein 6-like, whose product MASMENLPEDALIAVLVLVPAQDLVRHCRLVCSLWRGLVDLPSLWKLKCQREGYWPEPLDTPILDWRNFYFLCSLKRNLIKNPCAEEGFEAWKKESNGGNGWKIEDLPGDHGRNFLLPHVQKYFVTSYDSCMKGQMITLRDHGYWDRLMDEARPDIVVSDWFAARFDCSCQYELCVRLLSKDYIVLQEFVLEPVVIEQWSDAEWRKVSHTFHNYPAGVRHILFSHGGHDTQYWEGWYGIRVTNSSLTLGPQVAD is encoded by the exons ATGGCGAGCATGGAGAACCTCCCTGAGGACGCCCTGATTgcggtgctggtgctggtgcccGCCCAGGACCTGGTGCGTCACTGCCGGCTGGTCTGCTCTCTCTGGCGCGGGCTGGTAGACTTGCCTTCGCTCTGGAAGCTCAAGTGCCAGCGTGAGGGCTACTGGCCGGAGCCACTGGACACTCCCATCCTGGACTGGCGCAATTTCTATTTCCTCTGCAGCCTGAAGAGGAACCTGATCAAAAACCCCTGTGCTGAAG AAGGCTTTGAGGCCTGGAAGAAAGAATCGAACGGAGGCAACGGCTGGAAAATCGAGGACCTCCCGGGAGATCACGGAAGAAATTTCCTTCTTCCGCATGTTCAGAAATACTTTGTGACGTCTTATGA CTCATGCATGAAGGGGCAGATGATCACTTTACGGGATCACGGCTACTGGGACCGGTTGATGGATGAAGCCCGGCCTGATATTGTGGTGAGCGACTG GTTCGCCGCACGTTTCGACTGCAGCTGCCAGTATGAGCTCTGTGTGAGACTCCTGTCCAAAGATTACATCGTTCTCCAGGAGTTTGTGTTGGAACCGGTTGTGATAGAACAGTGGAGCGATGCAGAATGGCGCAAG GTGTCGCACACATTTCACAACTACCCTGCTGGAGTCCGACACATCTTATTTAGTCACGGAGGCCATGACACGCAATACTGGGAAGGCTGGTACGGTATCCGAGTGACCAACAGCAGCCTCACCCTGGGCCCCCAAGTGGCAGACTGA